The SAR202 cluster bacterium genome contains a region encoding:
- the sufC gene encoding Fe-S cluster assembly ATPase SufC, producing the protein MLEIRTLHVSVEDTKILKGVNLTVKAGEVHAIMGPNGSGKSTLTNVIAGRPEYTVTDGEITYNGKNLLEMPPDQRAREGVFLAFQYPVELPGVRNRQFVKAALDAKRKHQGLPELSARDFDKVWKDTVAKVGINPELVKRNVNEGFSGGEKKRNEMLQMAILEPALALLDETDSGLDIDALKAVADNVNASRRPDRAILLVTHYQRLLNYIEPDFVHVLMDGRIVMEGGKELAKQLESKGYDWVREQVATGKA; encoded by the coding sequence ATGCTTGAGATACGGACTCTTCACGTATCCGTTGAAGATACAAAGATCCTGAAGGGCGTCAACCTCACGGTGAAGGCCGGAGAGGTGCACGCCATCATGGGGCCGAACGGCAGCGGCAAAAGCACGCTGACGAACGTCATCGCCGGAAGGCCGGAGTACACGGTCACGGACGGCGAGATCACCTACAACGGCAAGAACCTGCTGGAGATGCCGCCGGACCAGCGCGCCCGCGAGGGTGTGTTCCTGGCGTTCCAGTACCCCGTGGAGCTTCCGGGCGTCCGCAACCGCCAGTTCGTGAAGGCGGCGCTGGACGCCAAGCGCAAGCACCAGGGACTGCCCGAGCTGAGCGCGCGCGACTTCGACAAGGTCTGGAAGGACACCGTCGCTAAGGTCGGAATTAACCCGGAGCTGGTCAAGCGCAACGTCAACGAGGGCTTCTCCGGTGGCGAGAAGAAGCGCAACGAGATGCTCCAGATGGCCATCCTCGAGCCGGCCCTCGCCCTGCTGGACGAGACCGACTCCGGCCTGGACATCGACGCGCTGAAAGCCGTGGCGGACAACGTGAACGCAAGCCGCCGCCCGGACCGCGCGATCCTGCTCGTTACGCACTACCAGCGCCTGCTGAACTACATCGAGCCCGACTTCGTCCACGTGCTCATGGACGGCCGCATCGTCATGGAAGGCGGCAAGGAGCTGGCCAAGCAGCTGGAGTCCAAGGGCTACGACTGGGTAAGAGAACAGGTAGCCACAGGCAAAGCATAG
- a CDS encoding nucleoside hydrolase — protein sequence MQRIQIDTDPGTDDALALMMAFNSPEVRVEGITTVGGNASLARTTRNALRLLEYIGVHNVPVARGAARPLNGRFSYGYDVHGGTGLTVRMPVPKSLPMAARAPEFIAHLGYALRGEMVIVALGPLTNVALALKGEPSLVKWVKQIIVMGGAFNCPGNTTPHAEFNVFNDPEATDLVLNSGVPVRMVGIDVCRQVYITGLENVWYFGESRSAHLANKILSGYFATHPSRSRFHLYDPLAMAAAIQPDLFTFKNAIIRVETADSEYRGRTTATLDQESVVHLAVGVDAPRASKLISERLAAGP from the coding sequence ATGCAACGAATTCAGATTGATACCGACCCCGGAACGGACGATGCCCTCGCCCTGATGATGGCGTTTAACTCGCCGGAGGTCAGGGTGGAGGGCATCACTACAGTTGGGGGCAATGCCAGCCTGGCGCGCACCACCCGTAACGCCCTGCGCCTTCTGGAGTACATCGGCGTCCATAATGTGCCGGTCGCGCGCGGCGCTGCGCGGCCCTTGAACGGCAGATTTAGCTATGGCTATGACGTTCACGGCGGCACAGGGCTAACTGTCAGGATGCCGGTGCCGAAATCCCTCCCCATGGCGGCGCGCGCCCCGGAATTCATAGCCCATCTCGGCTACGCGCTACGAGGAGAGATGGTCATCGTCGCCCTCGGCCCGCTCACAAACGTCGCACTTGCTCTAAAGGGCGAGCCCAGCCTGGTCAAATGGGTCAAGCAGATCATCGTCATGGGGGGCGCTTTCAACTGCCCGGGCAACACCACCCCGCACGCGGAGTTCAACGTGTTCAACGATCCCGAAGCGACGGACCTCGTCCTTAACAGCGGCGTTCCGGTGCGAATGGTGGGAATCGACGTCTGCAGGCAGGTGTACATCACTGGCCTGGAGAACGTGTGGTACTTCGGCGAGTCCCGGAGCGCGCACCTGGCCAACAAGATCCTCAGCGGCTACTTCGCTACACACCCTTCCAGGAGTCGATTCCACCTCTACGATCCGCTTGCCATGGCCGCAGCCATCCAGCCTGACCTGTTCACCTTCAAGAATGCCATCATTCGGGTCGAGACGGCGGACAGCGAGTACCGTGGCCGCACGACCGCGACCCTTGACCAGGAGAGCGTCGTCCATCTTGCAGTGGGCGTCGATGCGCCGCGAGCGTCAAAGCTGATTAGCGAACGTCTCGCAGCCGGTCCGTAG
- a CDS encoding SUF system NifU family Fe-S cluster assembly protein: MVSTGLSGLYRDAILNHCRRPRNQAPIESPNAKGHALNPLCGDEVTFALVMSGGRVSGVSAKAVGCAINQATASMLSEAVKGKGEREVRMLISLFKGMMQGDGPSPADLSSMGDLTELIGVREHPARIKCALLAFAALENGVSPRG; encoded by the coding sequence ATGGTGTCAACCGGGCTTAGCGGCCTCTACCGGGACGCGATCCTCAACCACTGTCGCCGGCCCCGCAACCAGGCGCCGATAGAGTCACCTAATGCGAAAGGCCACGCCCTCAACCCCCTGTGCGGCGACGAGGTAACCTTCGCACTGGTTATGTCCGGGGGCAGGGTCTCGGGAGTCTCCGCAAAAGCAGTGGGCTGTGCGATCAACCAGGCGACTGCCTCAATGCTCTCGGAGGCGGTGAAGGGCAAAGGCGAGAGGGAAGTTAGGATGCTCATATCGCTATTCAAGGGTATGATGCAGGGCGACGGCCCCTCTCCCGCCGACCTGTCGTCGATGGGTGACCTGACGGAGCTTATCGGTGTGCGCGAACACCCTGCCCGCATCAAGTGCGCATTGCTTGCATTCGCCGCCCTGGAGAACGGCGTCTCGCCCCGGGGATAA
- a CDS encoding cysteine desulfurase produces the protein MSSTKPHKAVAAVHGPDINKIRADFPILSRKVYGKPLVYLDNAATSQKPASVIKALSEYYEGYNANVHRGVHALSMEATDRYEEARRKVAKFIGARHEESIIWTRGATEAINLVAYTWAQQNIKPGDEIVLTPMEHHSNLVPWQKVAADKGAKIKFFGMTGEQTLDLSNVDEVITPRTKLVAIVHGSNSLGTINPVKELTAKAHAVGATVLVDGAQSVPHMPIDVEDIGCDFLAFSGHKMAGPTGIGALYARPELLQKMEPFMRGGDMVLEVSYESASWNAVPAKFEAGTPNIADAIGLAAAVDYLSAIGMENIRRHEMELTAYALKRFDEIADDVKVFGPRDVRIRGGVVPFHSPDVHPHDLGTFLDREGIAIRTGHHCTMPLIRKLEVPATARASFYLYNTQEEVDILVEALKRALRYFVHGVNRA, from the coding sequence ATGAGCAGTACCAAACCGCACAAGGCTGTTGCGGCCGTCCATGGGCCGGACATCAACAAGATCCGCGCGGACTTCCCTATCCTTTCGCGCAAGGTCTACGGCAAGCCGCTCGTCTACCTGGACAATGCCGCCACCTCGCAGAAGCCGGCGAGCGTGATCAAGGCGCTCTCGGAGTACTACGAGGGCTATAATGCGAACGTCCACCGTGGCGTGCACGCGCTCAGCATGGAGGCAACCGACAGGTACGAAGAGGCTCGCCGCAAGGTTGCGAAGTTCATCGGCGCCAGGCACGAGGAGAGCATAATCTGGACGCGCGGCGCCACCGAGGCGATCAACCTTGTCGCGTATACGTGGGCGCAGCAGAACATCAAGCCCGGCGACGAAATAGTCCTGACTCCCATGGAGCACCACAGCAACCTGGTGCCCTGGCAGAAGGTGGCGGCGGACAAGGGGGCGAAGATAAAGTTCTTCGGCATGACCGGGGAGCAGACGCTGGACCTCTCGAACGTCGACGAGGTCATCACCCCGAGAACGAAGCTCGTGGCGATCGTCCACGGCTCAAATTCTCTGGGCACCATTAACCCCGTGAAAGAGCTGACCGCGAAAGCCCACGCAGTTGGGGCGACCGTTCTCGTCGACGGCGCCCAGAGCGTCCCGCACATGCCCATTGACGTCGAGGACATCGGCTGCGACTTCCTCGCCTTCTCCGGCCACAAGATGGCCGGACCGACCGGAATCGGCGCTCTGTACGCGCGGCCGGAGCTGCTGCAGAAGATGGAGCCGTTCATGCGCGGCGGCGACATGGTTCTGGAAGTGAGCTATGAGTCCGCAAGCTGGAACGCCGTGCCCGCGAAATTCGAGGCCGGCACTCCGAATATCGCCGATGCCATTGGCCTCGCCGCCGCGGTGGACTACCTCTCCGCCATCGGCATGGAGAACATCCGGCGACACGAGATGGAGCTCACGGCGTACGCGCTGAAGCGGTTCGACGAAATCGCCGACGATGTGAAGGTCTTCGGCCCCCGCGACGTGCGCATCCGCGGCGGGGTGGTCCCGTTCCATTCGCCGGACGTGCACCCGCACGATCTCGGCACCTTCCTTGACCGCGAGGGCATAGCCATACGGACGGGCCACCACTGCACGATGCCGCTGATCCGCAAGCTGGAGGTGCCGGCAACCGCGCGCGCATCCTTCTACCTGTACAACACGCAGGAGGAGGTCGATATCCTGGTCGAAGCCCTGAAACGAGCCCTGAGGTACTTCGTACATGGTGTCAACCGGGCTTAG
- a CDS encoding Rrf2 family transcriptional regulator — protein sequence MHIPMQVDYGVRALIDLAEHESEGPVRASDIAQRQGIPEPYLARVLHMLQRQGITASQRGPLGGHALARPPSQITMGEVMVNLGGTINLVSCLDDAGRCTQSPQCGQRSVWRDVEQAIQNVLNNTTIADLVERMKQPAEAVHNEAVTTA from the coding sequence ATGCACATCCCAATGCAAGTAGACTACGGCGTCAGGGCGCTGATTGACCTCGCCGAGCACGAGAGCGAGGGTCCGGTGCGCGCCTCCGATATTGCCCAGCGGCAGGGAATACCCGAGCCGTACCTGGCGCGCGTGCTCCACATGCTCCAGCGCCAGGGCATCACCGCCAGCCAGCGCGGCCCGCTCGGTGGCCACGCCCTCGCGCGCCCGCCTTCGCAAATCACCATGGGCGAGGTCATGGTGAACCTGGGCGGCACCATCAACCTTGTGAGCTGCCTGGACGATGCCGGCCGATGCACGCAGTCGCCACAATGCGGACAGCGGAGCGTCTGGCGGGACGTTGAGCAGGCGATCCAGAACGTGCTGAACAACACGACTATCGCGGACCTTGTGGAGCGCATGAAGCAGCCCGCCGAGGCCGTGCACAACGAGGCGGTGACGACGGCGTAG
- a CDS encoding flippase-like domain-containing protein yields the protein MKDRILGPARLVIGIVASLVLGWLSVRGLEWGLVWENLASVSVIHILLAVAIFMLAGWVRAVRWRILFVNEKLSVARLFIVQHEGLGLSNIMPVRVVSEVTQLAVLTLKDGLRGSTALVAIGMERLVDSAASVLVLAVAVSFVHEMEQFRFLIWVAIGIIVLAVALFRLFAWGGESIAFIRRIAFLAAMAQSVKTYGGQRLRLLSSFLVSIVYWLLVGVSAWIVAVAFNLDVSPIKVTFVTMATIFFITAIPAAPSGIGAFEAAVVYLLGLLGVGKADAFGFALVVHAVFFVPPTVIAVIFLPREGVSLRRKQKLVVVASGTANPGQGN from the coding sequence ATGAAAGACCGAATACTGGGACCGGCCAGGCTGGTCATTGGCATAGTGGCAAGCCTGGTGCTGGGTTGGCTGTCAGTCAGGGGGCTGGAATGGGGCCTCGTCTGGGAGAACCTGGCGAGCGTCTCCGTCATCCACATTCTGCTTGCCGTCGCTATCTTCATGCTGGCGGGCTGGGTCAGGGCCGTTCGCTGGCGGATACTCTTCGTCAACGAAAAGCTGTCCGTCGCCCGGCTGTTTATAGTACAGCATGAAGGGCTTGGGCTCAGCAACATAATGCCTGTGAGGGTCGTGAGCGAGGTCACACAGCTCGCCGTTCTTACCCTGAAAGACGGGTTGCGGGGTTCGACTGCGCTTGTGGCGATCGGCATGGAGCGACTCGTGGACTCCGCCGCCAGCGTCCTGGTGCTTGCCGTTGCGGTCTCCTTCGTCCACGAGATGGAGCAGTTTCGCTTTCTCATCTGGGTCGCAATCGGGATAATCGTCCTTGCTGTGGCGCTGTTCAGGCTATTCGCCTGGGGAGGCGAGTCGATTGCCTTCATCCGCCGCATCGCGTTCCTTGCGGCCATGGCCCAGTCGGTGAAGACCTACGGCGGTCAGCGGTTAAGGCTCCTCAGCTCGTTCCTGGTATCCATCGTCTACTGGCTTCTGGTGGGCGTCTCCGCCTGGATCGTGGCGGTGGCGTTCAACCTGGACGTTTCGCCGATCAAGGTCACCTTTGTGACCATGGCGACTATCTTCTTCATCACTGCCATACCGGCCGCGCCAAGCGGCATAGGGGCGTTTGAGGCCGCCGTGGTGTACCTGTTGGGTCTCCTGGGCGTAGGAAAGGCGGACGCCTTCGGGTTCGCTCTTGTCGTTCACGCGGTATTCTTCGTGCCGCCGACGGTGATTGCCGTAATCTTCCTTCCTCGCGAGGGCGTATCGCTCAGGCGCAAGCAGAAGCTGGTGGTCGTGGCAAGCGGCACAGCCAATCCCGGCCAGGGCAACTGA
- a CDS encoding MtaA/CmuA family methyltransferase gives MAFKETMKPRERVHNALNGLPVDRPPVSNPTSVLTVELMDLVGASFPKALRDPDDNAALAATGHTELGFDSVYACPTLVIESSALGCEIQWEQKDNWPTVRMTNPIWKGPDEIKIPSNFMEHRDIKAINKSIEILKRDLGDEVAVFGKVTGPWTMGYHVYGVQNFLMMSIDDEVKTKKSLEKLKEICIMFGESQIAAGADALTFSDHPTGDLVSGDWYMKYLQELHTEMVERLDVPLILHICGRTVDRMDYIAQTGMAAFHFDSKNDPKESMDIMKKRVRLVGNLNTPVTIYSKGPDDVKAEVFKALDAGVEMIAPEGAVPLRTRLENILAIPAAVKEWCETNDFGGNGTSEANRN, from the coding sequence ATGGCTTTCAAAGAGACGATGAAGCCCCGCGAGCGCGTTCATAACGCGCTCAATGGACTGCCTGTAGACCGGCCGCCGGTTTCCAACCCCACGAGCGTCCTCACCGTCGAGCTGATGGATCTCGTCGGCGCATCGTTCCCGAAAGCCCTCCGCGACCCGGATGACAACGCGGCCCTTGCCGCTACCGGCCACACAGAGCTGGGCTTCGACTCCGTATACGCCTGCCCTACCCTGGTGATCGAGTCGTCCGCCCTTGGATGCGAGATCCAGTGGGAGCAGAAGGACAACTGGCCCACAGTCCGCATGACGAACCCGATCTGGAAGGGACCGGACGAGATCAAGATCCCGTCCAACTTCATGGAGCACCGGGACATCAAGGCGATCAACAAGTCCATCGAGATCCTCAAGCGGGATCTCGGCGACGAGGTGGCTGTCTTCGGCAAGGTGACCGGCCCGTGGACGATGGGCTACCACGTCTACGGCGTGCAGAACTTCCTCATGATGAGCATTGACGACGAGGTCAAGACCAAGAAGTCGCTCGAGAAGCTCAAGGAGATCTGCATCATGTTCGGTGAGTCGCAGATCGCGGCGGGGGCGGATGCGCTCACCTTCTCCGACCATCCCACCGGAGACCTTGTCAGCGGCGACTGGTATATGAAATACCTGCAGGAGCTGCACACCGAGATGGTGGAGCGGCTGGACGTGCCGCTGATCCTGCACATCTGCGGCCGCACGGTGGACCGCATGGACTACATCGCCCAGACCGGCATGGCAGCGTTCCACTTCGACTCCAAGAACGACCCAAAGGAGTCGATGGACATTATGAAGAAGCGCGTGCGGCTGGTCGGCAACCTGAACACTCCCGTGACCATCTACTCCAAGGGTCCGGACGACGTGAAGGCCGAGGTCTTCAAGGCGCTGGACGCCGGCGTGGAGATGATCGCGCCCGAGGGCGCGGTGCCCCTACGAACCAGGCTCGAGAACATCCTCGCCATACCCGCCGCGGTGAAGGAGTGGTGCGAGACCAATGACTTCGGCGGCAACGGCACTTCCGAGGCGAACCGGAACTGA
- a CDS encoding non-heme iron oxygenase ferredoxin subunit, with the protein MAYTKIGKVWEVPRGAVRPYFVADKEVIVCHTSQGLYAVDNICSHEEGSLYMGELRGCEIECPLHGAKFDVRNGKVMSGPALRPISAFPVRVTGEDIEIDI; encoded by the coding sequence TTGGCTTATACAAAGATCGGTAAGGTATGGGAAGTGCCGCGAGGCGCGGTCCGCCCTTACTTCGTTGCCGACAAAGAGGTTATCGTTTGCCACACGTCCCAGGGCCTGTACGCCGTCGACAACATCTGCTCCCACGAAGAGGGCTCCCTTTACATGGGCGAGTTACGGGGCTGCGAGATCGAGTGTCCCCTTCACGGGGCTAAATTCGATGTCCGCAACGGCAAGGTGATGTCCGGTCCGGCCCTGAGGCCCATCTCGGCATTTCCGGTGCGGGTCACCGGCGAAGACATTGAGATAGACATTTAG
- a CDS encoding isoprenylcysteine carboxylmethyltransferase family protein yields MARKDSAGVFAPPPVIYGAGLLLGFILHALYPVRFLPEGPARVAAGVSLIAPGVFLGLWAAALMVRAGTTVEPHGTTTRIIATGPFAFSRNPIYIGLSLGYVGVAVAFNALWPLLLLPAVWLVMVKGVIEREEAYLERKFGEVYVDYKRNVRRWL; encoded by the coding sequence TTGGCGCGAAAGGACAGCGCCGGGGTATTCGCTCCTCCTCCGGTGATATATGGAGCCGGCCTGCTCCTGGGCTTCATCCTCCACGCCCTTTACCCCGTCCGATTTCTCCCCGAGGGCCCGGCACGTGTTGCCGCGGGCGTTTCGTTGATAGCCCCTGGAGTATTCTTGGGGCTGTGGGCGGCGGCGCTCATGGTGCGCGCCGGAACAACCGTCGAGCCTCACGGGACCACGACCAGGATTATCGCCACCGGGCCATTCGCCTTTTCGCGGAACCCCATCTATATTGGCCTCTCCCTAGGATACGTGGGAGTCGCCGTCGCTTTCAACGCGCTGTGGCCGCTGCTCCTTCTGCCGGCGGTGTGGCTCGTGATGGTCAAAGGGGTGATCGAGCGGGAAGAGGCGTACCTGGAGCGAAAATTCGGAGAGGTGTATGTGGACTACAAGCGCAACGTGAGACGGTGGTTGTAG
- the sufD gene encoding Fe-S cluster assembly protein SufD, protein MTQTLEKYDKYRADFAVFERALPSNGASKLGELRKHAFARFTELGFPTATRGNEKWRFTNIGPLAAATFVYPQAAPRVTAKQLASVATYAAKGLRMVFINGKFSAGLSDLSSATGDLTIKNLADAAHDNGKAVDSVLGSLAPVEHNGFTAINTAFVRDGAFIQIKPDTEVKEPLNLVFLSTAGPEAFVAYPRVLVIAGRHSKITVIESYVSLGDGTYFTNGVGEFVAEDGAKIDHYRFLQESENAYHIGNTAVRLERDSTFKSTSIARGARIARNEVHLLHNAPGSASALYGLYATNGAQQIDNHINIDHAVPHTTSDIFFKGILDGNSRAVFSGGVLVRKDAQKTIATQSDKNLILSSGARINTKPSLEIFADDVKCAHGATAGAVAEDILFYAQSRGLDRETAQKILIYGFSSEIIQKIEPEAFRRHVDAIFSGGMELHE, encoded by the coding sequence ATGACCCAAACTCTCGAAAAATACGACAAGTACAGGGCCGACTTCGCGGTCTTTGAGCGGGCGCTGCCCTCAAACGGCGCATCGAAGCTGGGCGAGCTGCGCAAGCACGCCTTCGCGCGCTTCACTGAGCTCGGCTTCCCGACCGCCACGCGCGGCAACGAGAAGTGGCGCTTCACTAACATCGGCCCGCTCGCGGCCGCCACCTTCGTTTACCCGCAGGCCGCCCCCAGGGTGACCGCGAAGCAGCTCGCATCCGTCGCCACTTACGCGGCCAAAGGGCTTCGCATGGTCTTCATCAACGGCAAGTTCTCGGCGGGCCTCTCCGACCTTTCGAGCGCGACCGGCGACCTGACGATCAAGAATCTTGCCGACGCGGCGCATGACAACGGCAAGGCCGTCGATAGCGTCCTCGGTTCGCTGGCCCCGGTGGAGCACAACGGCTTCACGGCGATAAACACCGCGTTCGTCCGCGACGGCGCATTCATCCAGATCAAGCCGGACACAGAGGTCAAGGAGCCGCTAAACCTCGTGTTCCTGTCCACGGCGGGGCCGGAGGCGTTCGTCGCCTACCCGCGCGTGCTGGTCATTGCCGGGAGGCACAGCAAGATCACGGTTATCGAGAGCTACGTGAGCCTCGGCGACGGCACGTACTTCACCAACGGCGTCGGAGAGTTCGTCGCCGAGGACGGCGCGAAAATCGACCACTACCGGTTCCTGCAGGAGAGCGAGAACGCCTACCACATCGGCAACACCGCCGTCCGGCTTGAGCGCGACAGCACATTCAAGTCGACGTCCATCGCCCGCGGCGCGCGCATCGCCCGCAACGAGGTCCACCTCCTGCACAACGCCCCCGGCAGCGCCAGCGCGCTCTATGGGCTCTATGCCACCAACGGCGCGCAGCAAATCGACAACCACATCAACATCGACCACGCCGTCCCGCACACTACCAGCGATATCTTCTTCAAAGGCATCCTGGACGGCAACTCAAGGGCCGTGTTCAGCGGCGGCGTGCTCGTCCGCAAGGACGCTCAAAAGACAATAGCAACGCAGTCGGACAAGAACCTGATCCTGTCGAGCGGCGCGCGCATCAACACCAAGCCCAGCCTGGAGATATTCGCGGACGACGTGAAGTGCGCGCACGGCGCTACCGCCGGCGCAGTGGCGGAGGACATCCTCTTCTACGCTCAGAGTCGCGGCCTGGACAGGGAAACGGCGCAGAAGATACTCATCTACGGCTTTTCCAGCGAGATCATCCAGAAGATAGAGCCGGAGGCCTTCCGCCGCCACGTAGACGCCATTTTCTCAGGCGGCATGGAGCTGCACGAGTAG
- the sufB gene encoding Fe-S cluster assembly protein SufB — MSRTSELQSDYKWGFFTDIPSDFAPKGINEDIVRLISGKKNEPEFMLEWRLKAFRHWIKQDYREPRWAKVEFPPIDYQDIYYYAAPASHNEKPKSMDDVDPELLKTFEKLGVPMREREKLAGVSTGVAVDAVFDSVSVGTTYQKALEKHGVIFCSMSEAVQNHPELVKKYLGSVAPYSDNFFASLNSAVFSDGSFVYVPKGVRCPMELMTYFRINAANTGQFERTLIVADEGSYVSYLEGCTAPMRKSHQLHAAVVELIALDGAEIKYSTLQNWYPGDREGKGGVYNFVTKRGKAFKNSKISWTQVETGSAITWKYPSVILQGDNSQGEFYSVALVNNKQQADTGTKMIHIGKNTKSTIVAKGISAGQGQSTYRSLVQILPTADNATNFTQCDSLLVGDKCGAHTVPYIEVRNPTARMEHEASTSKVSDDQLFYCNQRGIDGEEAHYLIINGFCRGIFQELPFEFAMEAQQLLRVSLEGTVG, encoded by the coding sequence ATATCGCGCACAAGTGAGCTCCAATCTGACTACAAGTGGGGCTTCTTCACAGACATCCCGTCCGACTTTGCTCCCAAGGGCATAAACGAGGACATCGTCCGCCTTATCTCCGGCAAGAAGAATGAGCCCGAGTTCATGCTGGAATGGCGGCTCAAGGCGTTCCGCCACTGGATAAAGCAGGACTACAGGGAGCCTCGCTGGGCGAAGGTGGAGTTTCCGCCGATCGACTACCAGGACATCTACTACTACGCTGCTCCGGCATCCCACAACGAAAAGCCGAAGAGCATGGACGATGTCGATCCCGAGCTGCTGAAGACGTTCGAGAAGCTGGGCGTGCCCATGCGCGAGCGCGAAAAGCTGGCGGGTGTCTCCACAGGCGTGGCCGTTGACGCGGTGTTCGACAGCGTGTCTGTCGGCACCACGTACCAGAAGGCTCTTGAGAAGCACGGCGTCATCTTCTGCTCCATGAGCGAGGCAGTGCAGAACCACCCGGAGCTGGTCAAGAAGTACCTTGGCTCCGTCGCCCCCTATTCCGACAACTTCTTTGCTTCGCTTAACTCCGCGGTCTTCTCGGATGGGTCGTTCGTGTACGTCCCCAAGGGCGTGCGCTGCCCTATGGAGCTCATGACGTACTTCCGCATCAACGCGGCCAACACAGGCCAGTTTGAGCGGACGCTGATCGTCGCGGACGAAGGCTCGTACGTGAGCTACCTTGAGGGTTGCACCGCGCCGATGAGAAAGTCGCACCAGCTCCACGCCGCAGTCGTCGAGCTAATCGCTCTCGACGGCGCTGAGATCAAGTACTCTACCCTCCAGAACTGGTACCCAGGCGACAGGGAGGGCAAGGGCGGCGTCTACAACTTCGTCACCAAGCGCGGCAAGGCGTTCAAAAACTCGAAGATCTCCTGGACACAGGTCGAAACCGGCTCGGCGATCACCTGGAAGTACCCCAGCGTGATCCTGCAGGGCGACAACTCTCAGGGCGAGTTCTATTCGGTAGCGCTTGTGAACAACAAGCAGCAGGCCGACACCGGTACGAAGATGATCCACATCGGCAAGAACACCAAGAGCACGATCGTCGCCAAGGGCATCTCTGCGGGCCAGGGCCAGAGCACCTACCGCAGCCTCGTCCAGATACTGCCGACGGCGGACAACGCTACGAATTTCACGCAGTGCGACTCCCTGCTCGTGGGCGACAAGTGCGGCGCTCACACGGTGCCGTACATCGAGGTGCGCAACCCCACGGCGCGGATGGAGCACGAGGCGTCCACGTCCAAGGTCAGCGACGACCAGCTCTTCTACTGCAACCAGCGCGGCATCGACGGCGAAGAGGCTCACTACCTCATCATCAACGGCTTCTGCCGCGGCATCTTCCAGGAGCTCCCATTCGAGTTCGCGATGGAGGCGCAGCAGCTGCTGCGCGTGAGTCTGGAAGGTACGGTGGGATAG
- a CDS encoding SUF system NifU family Fe-S cluster assembly protein has translation MSSDLQELYQEIVMEHNRKPRNFRKMNNPTCSANGHNPFCGDNITLFINLKDDKIEDIAFQGSGCAISRASASLMTEAVKGYSTNEAEGLFETFRTMVTEGPSEGSKDEEALGDLAVLAGVHEFPTRVKCATLAWHALHGALNGKKKVSSE, from the coding sequence ATGTCATCCGACCTTCAAGAGCTATACCAGGAGATTGTGATGGAGCATAACCGCAAGCCACGCAATTTCCGCAAGATGAACAACCCCACGTGCTCCGCCAACGGACACAACCCTTTTTGCGGTGACAACATCACCCTGTTCATCAACCTCAAGGACGACAAAATCGAGGACATCGCGTTCCAGGGGTCCGGCTGCGCCATCTCCCGCGCTTCGGCATCGCTCATGACCGAGGCGGTGAAAGGGTATTCGACGAACGAGGCGGAAGGCCTTTTTGAGACCTTCCGAACGATGGTCACAGAGGGCCCTTCCGAGGGCAGCAAGGACGAAGAGGCGCTCGGCGACCTGGCGGTACTGGCCGGGGTACATGAGTTCCCGACGCGCGTAAAGTGCGCGACGCTGGCCTGGCACGCGCTGCACGGGGCGCTTAACGGCAAGAAAAAGGTCTCATCGGAGTAG